In a genomic window of Streptococcus oralis subsp. tigurinus:
- a CDS encoding ATP-binding cassette domain-containing protein — translation MHYRHSRKGNNMIKINHLSITQNKDLRDLVSDLSMTIQDGEKVAIIGEEGNGKSTLLRALMGEKLTDFTIKGDIQSDLQSLAYIPQKLPEILKNRTLHDYFFLDSTELDYSILYRLAEELHFDSDRFASDQEIGSLSGGEALKIQLIHELAKPFEILFLDEPSNDLDLETVDWLKRQIRKIRQTVIFISHDEDFLSQTADTIVHLRLVKHRKEAETLVEHLDYDRYSEQRKANFARQSQQAANDQRAYDKTMEKHRRVKQNVETALRATKDSTAGRLLAKKMKTVLSQEKRFEKEAQSMTQMPLEEEQIQLFFSDIQPLPASKVLIQLEKENLSIGERILAQELRLTVRGQDKIGIIGPNGAGKSTLLAKLQQLLSAKREISLGYMPQDYHKKLQLDLSPVAYLSHTGQKEELQKIQSHLASLNFSYPEMHHQIRSLSGGQQGKLLILDLVLRKPNFLLLDEPTRNFSPTSQPEIRKLFASYPGGLITVSHDRRFLKEVCRAIYRLTEHGLEVVNLDDL, via the coding sequence ATGCACTATCGACATTCTAGAAAGGGCAACAATATGATAAAAATCAATCATCTATCCATCACTCAAAACAAAGATCTACGAGATCTTGTATCTGACTTAAGCATGACTATCCAAGACGGGGAAAAGGTTGCTATTATTGGCGAAGAAGGAAATGGCAAATCAACCTTGCTACGAGCTTTAATGGGGGAAAAATTGACTGATTTCACTATCAAGGGAGACATCCAATCTGATCTTCAATCACTGGCCTACATTCCTCAAAAACTCCCTGAAATCCTGAAAAATAGGACTCTACACGACTACTTCTTTTTGGATTCTACTGAATTAGACTACAGCATTCTTTATCGTTTGGCGGAGGAGTTGCACTTTGATAGCGACCGTTTTGCTAGCGACCAAGAAATTGGCAGCCTATCAGGGGGAGAAGCTTTGAAAATTCAGCTCATTCACGAGTTAGCAAAACCTTTTGAGATTCTTTTTTTAGATGAACCTTCAAATGACCTTGACCTTGAGACGGTTGATTGGCTAAAAAGGCAGATTCGAAAGATTAGGCAAACTGTTATTTTCATTTCCCATGATGAAGACTTTCTTTCTCAAACGGCAGATACTATTGTCCACTTGCGACTGGTCAAGCATCGGAAAGAAGCGGAAACGCTAGTCGAGCATTTAGACTATGATCGCTATAGTGAGCAGAGAAAGGCTAATTTTGCAAGACAAAGCCAGCAAGCTGCTAACGACCAGAGAGCCTATGACAAAACCATGGAAAAACATCGCCGCGTCAAGCAAAATGTAGAAACTGCACTTCGAGCTACCAAAGACAGTACTGCCGGTCGCCTATTGGCTAAAAAGATGAAAACTGTTCTCTCTCAAGAAAAACGCTTTGAAAAGGAAGCTCAGTCCATGACCCAAATGCCACTTGAAGAGGAGCAAATCCAACTTTTCTTCTCAGACATCCAACCATTACCGGCTTCTAAAGTCTTAATTCAACTTGAAAAAGAAAATTTGTCCATTGGCGAGCGTATTTTAGCTCAGGAGTTACGACTAACGGTCCGTGGCCAAGATAAAATCGGTATCATCGGGCCAAATGGTGCTGGAAAATCAACTCTGTTAGCCAAGTTGCAGCAACTACTAAGCGCCAAAAGAGAGATTTCCCTTGGTTATATGCCACAAGATTACCACAAAAAACTGCAATTGGATTTATCTCCAGTAGCCTACCTCAGCCACACTGGACAAAAAGAAGAACTACAGAAAATCCAATCTCACCTAGCCAGTCTCAATTTCAGCTATCCAGAGATGCACCACCAAATCCGCTCCCTATCTGGCGGGCAACAAGGTAAACTCCTAATTTTGGATTTAGTGTTGCGCAAACCAAACTTTCTCCTTCTGGATGAGCCTACACGAAACTTTTCTCCAACTTCCCAACCCGAAATCAGAAAACTCTTTGCATCTTATCCCGGCGGTCTGATCACTGTTTCTCATGACAGACGTTTTCTAAAAGAGGTCTGTAGGGCCATCTATCGTTTGACAGAACATGGTTTGGAGGTAGTTAATTTAGACGATTTATAA
- the htpX gene encoding zinc metalloprotease HtpX, whose amino-acid sequence MLFDQIASNKRKTWILLLVFFLLLGLVGYAVGYLFMRSGLGGMIIALIIGLIYALTMIFQSTEIVMSMNGAREVDEQTAPDLYHVVEDMAMVAQIPMPRVFIIEDSSLNAFATGSNPQNAAVAATSGLLAIMNREELEAVMGHEVSHIRNYDIRISTIAVALASAITLLSSMAGRMMWWGGAGRRRSDNDRDGNGLEIIMLVISLLAIVLAPLAATLVQLAISRQREFLADASSVELTRNPQGMINALRKLENSEPMHHHVDDASSALYINDPKKGGGLQKLFYTHPPISERIERLKQM is encoded by the coding sequence ATGTTGTTTGATCAAATTGCGAGCAATAAACGAAAAACCTGGATTTTGTTGCTGGTTTTCTTCCTACTCTTAGGCTTGGTTGGTTATGCGGTTGGCTATCTCTTCATGCGTTCAGGTCTTGGTGGCATGATTATTGCCTTGATTATTGGTCTTATCTACGCTCTGACCATGATCTTTCAATCGACAGAGATTGTCATGTCTATGAATGGGGCGCGTGAGGTTGATGAGCAAACAGCTCCAGACCTCTACCATGTAGTAGAAGATATGGCCATGGTGGCTCAGATTCCCATGCCGCGTGTTTTCATCATTGAGGATTCTTCTTTAAATGCCTTTGCAACAGGTTCAAACCCGCAGAATGCAGCAGTAGCAGCCACTTCGGGTCTTCTAGCTATCATGAATCGCGAGGAACTGGAAGCTGTTATGGGGCATGAGGTCAGTCATATCCGAAACTACGATATCCGCATTTCGACCATTGCTGTCGCCCTCGCCAGTGCCATTACCCTTCTGTCTAGTATGGCAGGACGGATGATGTGGTGGGGTGGCGCAGGTCGCAGACGGAGTGATAATGATCGTGATGGAAATGGTTTGGAGATTATCATGCTTGTTATCTCTCTCTTAGCCATTGTTCTAGCACCTCTCGCAGCAACCTTGGTGCAATTAGCCATTTCCCGTCAGAGGGAATTTCTGGCGGATGCATCCAGTGTGGAGCTGACTCGTAATCCTCAAGGGATGATCAATGCCTTGCGTAAGTTGGAAAATAGCGAGCCGATGCATCACCATGTCGATGATGCCAGCAGCGCTCTTTATATCAATGATCCGAAGAAAGGTGGGGGACTTCAAAAACTCTTTTATACCCACCCACCTATCTCAGAACGAATCGAACGCTTGAAACAAATGTAA
- a CDS encoding LemA family protein, whose translation MTWIILGVLALIVIFVIVSYNGLVKNRMQTKEAWSQIDVQLKRRNDLLPNLIETVKGYAKYEGSTLEKVTELRRQVAAATSPAEAMKASDALTRQISGIFAVAENYPDLKASANFIKLQEELTNTENKISYSRQLYNSVVSNYNVKLESFPSNIIAGLFGFKAADFLQTPEEEKAVPKVDFSGLGD comes from the coding sequence ATGACTTGGATTATTCTTGGAGTTTTGGCTCTGATTGTTATTTTTGTGATTGTTAGCTATAACGGTTTGGTTAAAAATCGTATGCAGACCAAGGAGGCTTGGAGCCAGATCGATGTTCAGTTGAAGCGTCGTAATGATCTCCTCCCAAACTTGATTGAAACAGTCAAAGGCTATGCGAAATATGAAGGTTCTACCTTGGAAAAAGTGACAGAACTTCGTAGACAAGTAGCCGCAGCAACTTCACCGGCAGAAGCTATGAAGGCCAGTGATGCCCTTACCCGCCAGATTTCTGGTATCTTTGCAGTAGCAGAGAATTACCCAGACTTGAAAGCTAGTGCTAATTTTATCAAATTGCAAGAAGAGTTGACCAATACAGAAAATAAAATTTCATATTCACGCCAACTCTACAACAGTGTTGTCAGCAACTACAATGTAAAACTTGAAAGCTTCCCAAGTAACATCATCGCAGGGCTATTTGGCTTTAAAGCTGCAGACTTCCTTCAAACACCTGAAGAGGAAAAGGCTGTTCCTAAAGTTGACTTTAGCGGATTAGGTGACTAA
- the rsmG gene encoding 16S rRNA (guanine(527)-N(7))-methyltransferase RsmG, with protein MKPETFYDLLAKQNLPLSDQQKEQFERYFELLVEWNEKINLTAITDKEEVYLKHFYDSIAPILQGLISNETIKLLDIGAGAGFPSLPMKILYPQLDVTIIDSLNKRINFLQLLAQELNLDGVHFYHGRAEDFAQDKNFRAQYDFVTARAVARMQVLSELTIPYLKVGGKLLALKASNAPEELLEAKNALNLLFSKVENNLSYALPNGDPRYITVVEKKKETPNKYPRKAGMPNKRPL; from the coding sequence ATGAAACCAGAAACATTTTACGACTTGCTAGCGAAGCAAAACCTTCCACTTTCAGACCAGCAAAAAGAACAATTTGAACGGTATTTTGAACTCTTGGTCGAGTGGAATGAAAAGATTAACCTGACCGCTATCACTGACAAAGAAGAAGTCTACCTTAAACACTTTTATGATTCGATTGCACCTATCCTACAAGGTTTGATTTCAAATGAAACTATCAAACTTCTTGATATCGGCGCTGGAGCAGGATTTCCTAGTCTTCCTATGAAAATCCTCTATCCTCAGTTAGATGTGACCATCATTGATTCGCTAAATAAGCGCATCAACTTCCTCCAACTCTTGGCTCAGGAGCTGAACTTGGACGGAGTTCACTTCTACCATGGTCGTGCAGAAGACTTTGCCCAAGACAAGAACTTCCGTGCTCAATATGATTTTGTAACGGCTCGTGCTGTTGCTCGTATGCAGGTTTTGTCTGAACTGACCATTCCCTATCTTAAAGTCGGTGGAAAACTATTGGCACTCAAGGCCAGCAATGCGCCCGAGGAATTGCTAGAAGCCAAGAACGCCCTCAACCTCCTCTTTAGCAAGGTAGAGAACAACCTCAGCTATGCCCTGCCAAATGGAGATCCGCGCTACATCACTGTCGTCGAAAAGAAAAAGGAAACACCTAACAAGTACCCAAGAAAGGCTGGCATGCCCAACAAACGCCCACTTTAA
- a CDS encoding uracil-xanthine permease family protein, which produces MKQESTVDLLLDVDQRPSAGKGILLSFQHVFAMFGATILVPLILGMPVSVALFASGIGTLIYMISTGFKVPVYLGSSFAFITAMSLAMKEMGGDVSAAQTGVILTGLVYVLVAASVRFAGTKWIDKLLPPIIIGPMIIVIGLGLAGSAVTNAGLVADGNWRNALVAVVTFLIAAFINTKGKGFLRIIPFLFAIIGGYIFAMMLGLVDFTPVLQANWFEIPGFYLPFSTGGAFKEYNLYFGPETIAILPIAIVTISEHIGDHTVLSQICGRQFLKEPGLHRTLLGDGIATSVSAFLGGPANTTYGENTGVIGMTRIASVSVIRNAAFIAIALSFLGKFTALISTIPNAVLGGMSILLYGVIASNGLKVLIKERVDFSQMRNLIIASAMLVLGLGGAILKLGPVTLSGTALSAMTGIILNLILPHENKD; this is translated from the coding sequence ATGAAACAGGAATCAACTGTTGACTTGTTACTAGACGTTGATCAACGTCCTTCTGCTGGTAAAGGTATTCTTCTAAGTTTCCAGCACGTATTTGCCATGTTTGGTGCAACCATTCTCGTTCCCTTAATTTTGGGAATGCCCGTATCGGTTGCTCTCTTTGCTTCTGGTATTGGAACACTTATCTACATGATTTCTACTGGCTTTAAGGTTCCAGTTTATCTAGGTTCTTCATTTGCCTTTATCACAGCGATGTCTCTAGCCATGAAAGAAATGGGAGGCGATGTCTCTGCCGCTCAAACTGGGGTTATCCTGACTGGTTTAGTCTATGTCCTTGTAGCAGCAAGTGTTCGTTTTGCAGGTACGAAATGGATTGACAAACTCTTGCCACCAATCATTATCGGACCTATGATTATCGTTATCGGTCTTGGTCTTGCTGGTTCTGCTGTAACGAATGCTGGACTTGTAGCAGACGGAAACTGGAGGAACGCTCTTGTAGCTGTCGTGACGTTCTTGATTGCCGCCTTTATCAATACAAAAGGAAAAGGCTTCCTCCGTATCATTCCTTTCCTCTTTGCCATCATCGGTGGTTATATCTTCGCTATGATGCTTGGTTTGGTTGACTTTACCCCAGTCCTTCAAGCCAACTGGTTTGAAATTCCTGGTTTCTACTTGCCATTTAGTACAGGTGGAGCATTTAAAGAGTACAACTTGTACTTCGGTCCTGAAACAATCGCCATCTTGCCAATCGCTATTGTAACAATTTCAGAACACATCGGAGACCACACAGTTTTAAGCCAAATCTGTGGCCGTCAATTCCTGAAAGAACCAGGACTTCACCGTACGCTTCTCGGTGACGGTATCGCGACATCAGTATCTGCTTTCCTCGGTGGACCAGCTAATACGACTTACGGAGAAAATACAGGGGTTATCGGGATGACTCGTATCGCTTCTGTCTCCGTTATCCGTAACGCGGCCTTCATCGCCATTGCTCTTAGCTTCCTAGGTAAATTCACTGCCTTGATTTCAACCATTCCAAATGCTGTGCTTGGTGGCATGTCCATCCTTCTCTACGGAGTTATCGCCAGCAATGGTTTGAAAGTTTTGATTAAGGAACGTGTTGACTTCAGTCAAATGCGTAACCTCATCATTGCCAGTGCCATGTTGGTACTTGGACTTGGTGGAGCCATCCTCAAACTTGGCCCAGTTACACTTTCAGGTACTGCTTTATCAGCCATGACAGGAATTATCTTAAACTTGATTTTGCCACACGAAAATAAAGACTAA
- a CDS encoding DMT family transporter — MSKTLKGTLYTVVAGIAWGLSGTSGQYLMAHGVSALVLTNFRLIIAGLALVALSYMTARDKLYAFFKDRKSLLSLLLFALFGLFLNQFAYLSAIQETNAGTATVLQYVCPVGILIYTCIKDKVAPTLAEIISIGLAIGGTFLIATHGKVDQLSVTPAGLFWGLFSALTYALYIILPIALIKKWGSISVIGVGMVISGVVALPFTGVLQASIPTSLDFLFAFAGIIIIGTVFAYTAFLKGASLIGPVKSSLLASIEPISAVFFAFLIMKEQFYAIDFVGMAMILLAVTIISLKDLLLEIKSK; from the coding sequence ATGTCAAAAACATTAAAAGGAACTCTGTATACAGTAGTGGCAGGGATTGCTTGGGGCTTGTCTGGAACTAGTGGTCAATACCTGATGGCACACGGGGTTTCTGCTCTGGTCTTGACCAATTTTCGACTTATCATTGCAGGCTTGGCACTGGTAGCCTTATCCTATATGACTGCAAGGGATAAACTCTATGCTTTTTTTAAAGACAGAAAAAGCCTTTTATCTCTGCTGTTATTTGCCTTGTTTGGACTTTTCTTAAACCAGTTTGCTTATCTTTCTGCCATTCAGGAAACCAATGCTGGAACGGCGACAGTTCTCCAGTATGTATGCCCCGTTGGGATCTTGATTTATACCTGTATCAAGGACAAGGTAGCACCGACACTGGCTGAGATTATTTCGATTGGTTTAGCAATTGGAGGAACTTTTCTGATTGCGACGCACGGGAAAGTTGACCAGTTGTCTGTCACACCTGCTGGTCTTTTCTGGGGTCTCTTTTCTGCCTTGACCTATGCTCTCTATATTATCCTTCCCATCGCTTTGATTAAGAAGTGGGGCAGTATTTCGGTGATTGGTGTTGGGATGGTTATTTCTGGTGTAGTGGCTCTTCCCTTTACAGGAGTCTTACAGGCCAGCATACCGACTAGCTTAGATTTTCTCTTTGCATTTGCTGGGATTATCATTATCGGAACGGTCTTTGCCTATACAGCTTTTCTAAAAGGGGCTAGTCTGATAGGCCCTGTTAAGTCTAGTTTATTAGCTTCCATAGAGCCAATTTCTGCTGTTTTCTTTGCCTTTCTGATTATGAAGGAACAGTTTTATGCGATTGATTTTGTCGGTATGGCCATGATTTTACTAGCCGTGACCATTATTTCATTGAAAGATTTATTGCTGGAAATAAAGAGTAAGTAA
- a CDS encoding serine hydrolase domain-containing protein, giving the protein MKWTKILRKIEDQIEAGVYPGASFAYFKDGKWKESYLGLSDPEKGLKTESGLVYDLASVSKVVGVGTVLTFLWQQRKLDIDRPVTDFFVACDYPDITIRQLLTHATDLDPFIPHRDQLDSEELKEAMFHLNRRSQPAFLYSDVHFLLLGFLLEKIFNQDLDQIIEEQVLNPWGMKETMFGPVEFAVPTVRGVAAGSIHDPKARLLGKHAGSAGLFSTVKDLQIFLEHYLKDDFAADLSQNFSPLDDKERSLAWNLEGAWLDHTGYTGTFIMWNREKQEAAIFLSNRTYEKDERAQWIVDRNQVMEMIRQDK; this is encoded by the coding sequence ATGAAGTGGACAAAAATTCTAAGAAAAATAGAAGATCAAATCGAGGCAGGGGTCTATCCCGGGGCCTCTTTTGCGTATTTTAAGGATGGTAAATGGAAAGAATCTTACCTAGGCTTAAGTGATCCTGAGAAAGGTTTGAAAACAGAGTCAGGGCTAGTCTATGACCTAGCCAGTGTGAGTAAGGTTGTGGGAGTAGGGACAGTCTTGACCTTCTTGTGGCAACAGAGGAAACTAGACATTGATCGACCAGTGACGGACTTTTTTGTTGCATGTGATTACCCAGATATCACTATTCGTCAACTCTTGACCCACGCAACAGATCTGGACCCCTTTATTCCTCATAGAGACCAGTTGGATTCTGAAGAATTAAAAGAAGCCATGTTTCACCTCAATAGACGAAGTCAGCCAGCCTTCCTATACTCGGACGTTCACTTTTTACTCTTGGGCTTTCTTTTGGAAAAAATCTTTAATCAAGACTTGGATCAGATTATAGAAGAACAAGTTTTGAACCCGTGGGGGATGAAAGAAACAATGTTTGGTCCCGTTGAGTTTGCTGTACCAACAGTTAGAGGAGTAGCGGCAGGTAGTATCCACGATCCCAAAGCTCGTCTTTTGGGTAAACATGCTGGAAGTGCTGGTTTATTTTCAACTGTTAAGGATTTGCAAATCTTTCTGGAACATTACTTAAAAGATGATTTTGCAGCAGATTTGAGCCAAAATTTTTCTCCCTTAGATGATAAGGAGCGTTCCCTAGCCTGGAATCTGGAAGGAGCTTGGCTCGACCATACGGGCTATACTGGTACCTTTATCATGTGGAATCGAGAGAAGCAGGAGGCTGCCATCTTTTTATCCAATCGAACGTATGAGAAGGATGAGCGTGCCCAGTGGATAGTCGATCGAAATCAAGTAATGGAAATGATTCGTCAAGATAAGTAG
- a CDS encoding CppA N-terminal domain-containing protein, translating to MSVNEIVRIIPTLKVNNRKLNEKFYIETLGMKPLLEESAFLSLGDQTGTERLILEEAPSMRTRRVEGLKKLARLVVKVDNPSEIEDLLSQMKSLPRLFKGSCGYAFEIVSPEQDVILVHAENHIEDLVPLDTIPEFYSNKSIKYLSQFEVSVELRLPEDRESLLDSELATNAITFTQGQGPDLAVENNVTWDLSMLKFLVKDLELTSLRQKFEGTDYFIPKSEKFFLGKDTNNIELWFEEA from the coding sequence ATGAGTGTGAATGAGATTGTTCGGATCATTCCGACTTTGAAAGTTAATAACCGAAAATTAAATGAAAAATTTTACATTGAAACCCTAGGGATGAAACCCTTGTTAGAAGAGTCGGCCTTTCTTTCCTTGGGAGACCAGACAGGTACTGAGAGGTTGATTCTAGAAGAAGCTCCGAGCATGCGAACACGCAGAGTTGAAGGGCTTAAGAAACTCGCTAGACTCGTGGTGAAGGTTGATAATCCTTCTGAAATCGAGGACCTTCTTTCACAGATGAAGTCCCTTCCTCGCCTATTTAAAGGAAGCTGTGGTTATGCTTTTGAGATTGTTTCTCCTGAACAGGATGTGATCCTTGTTCATGCGGAAAATCATATTGAAGACTTAGTTCCGCTAGATACGATTCCTGAATTTTATTCAAATAAAAGTATAAAATACTTGAGTCAATTTGAAGTTTCCGTTGAACTCCGTCTGCCTGAGGACAGGGAGAGTTTACTTGATTCAGAATTGGCGACCAATGCCATTACCTTTACTCAAGGGCAAGGTCCAGATTTGGCTGTTGAAAACAATGTTACCTGGGACTTGTCTATGCTGAAATTTTTGGTAAAGGATCTAGAGTTGACTAGTCTTCGTCAGAAATTTGAAGGCACAGACTATTTTATTCCAAAGTCTGAAAAATTCTTCCTTGGTAAAGATACCAATAACATCGAATTGTGGTTTGAAGAAGCATGA
- the gla gene encoding aquaglyceroporin Gla — protein MDFTWAIKYATEFLGTAILIILGNGAVANVELKGTKGHQSGWLVIAVGYGMGVMIPALMFGNVSGNHINPAFTLGLAVSGLFPWAQVVPYIIAQVLGAIFGQALVVATHRPYYLKTENPNNILGTFSTISNVDQGTKESHFAASVNGFINEFVGSFVLFFAALGMTKNFFGAEVMQYMKQMATQANQTVDFSELAIKAQIAPHTTAGLSVAHLGLGFLVMALVTSLGGPTGPALNPARDFGPRLLHAVLPKSVLGQHKGDSKWWYAWVPVVAPIAAGIAAVAVFKLLYL, from the coding sequence ATGGATTTTACATGGGCTATTAAATATGCCACTGAATTCTTGGGAACTGCTATTTTGATCATTCTTGGTAATGGTGCAGTTGCTAACGTTGAACTTAAAGGTACGAAAGGTCACCAAAGTGGCTGGCTCGTTATCGCTGTTGGTTATGGTATGGGGGTTATGATTCCGGCCTTGATGTTTGGTAATGTATCTGGTAACCACATCAACCCAGCTTTCACTCTTGGTCTTGCAGTTAGCGGACTTTTCCCTTGGGCTCAAGTAGTGCCATACATTATCGCACAAGTTTTGGGAGCAATCTTCGGACAAGCTTTGGTTGTTGCAACTCATCGTCCTTACTACTTGAAAACAGAAAATCCAAATAATATCTTGGGAACTTTCTCAACGATTTCAAATGTTGACCAAGGAACAAAAGAATCACACTTTGCAGCATCTGTTAACGGGTTTATCAACGAGTTTGTTGGTTCGTTCGTTCTCTTTTTTGCAGCACTAGGTATGACTAAAAACTTTTTTGGTGCAGAAGTAATGCAATACATGAAACAAATGGCAACGCAGGCTAATCAAACAGTTGACTTTTCTGAATTAGCTATCAAAGCTCAAATAGCACCACACACAACAGCAGGTCTTTCAGTAGCTCATTTAGGACTTGGTTTCCTAGTAATGGCCTTGGTAACTTCACTCGGTGGACCTACTGGACCTGCTTTGAACCCAGCTCGTGACTTTGGACCACGTCTCCTTCACGCTGTTCTTCCAAAATCGGTTCTTGGTCAACACAAGGGTGATTCAAAATGGTGGTATGCTTGGGTTCCGGTTGTAGCTCCAATTGCAGCGGGTATTGCAGCAGTAGCAGTATTCAAACTACTTTACCTATAA
- a CDS encoding ATP-grasp domain-containing protein, translating into MNYLVISPYYPQNFQQFTIELANKGITVLGIGQEPYEQLDEPLRNSLTEYFRVDNLENIDEVKRAVAFLFYKHGPIDRIESHNEYWLELDAALREQFNVFGAKPEDLKKTKFKSEMKKLFQKAGVPVVPGTVIQTEADVDQAVETIGLPMIAKPDNGVGAAATFKLETEDDVNHFKEEWDHSTVYFFEKFVTSSEICTFDGLVDKDGNIVFSTTFDYAHTPLDLMIYKMDNSYYVLKDMDPKLRKYGEAIVKEFGMRERFFHIEFFRDGDDYIAIEYNNRPAGGFTIDVYNFAHSLDLYRGYAAIVAGEEFPSSEFEPQYCLATSRRANVNYVYSEEDLLAKYSHQFKVKKIMPAAFAELQGDYLYMMTTPSRQEMEQMIADFGQRQD; encoded by the coding sequence ATGAATTACCTTGTTATTTCTCCCTACTATCCGCAAAACTTTCAACAGTTTACCATCGAGCTAGCTAATAAAGGCATCACCGTTTTGGGAATTGGTCAGGAGCCTTACGAACAACTAGATGAACCTTTGCGCAATAGCCTAACCGAGTATTTCCGTGTAGATAATCTTGAGAACATAGACGAAGTCAAGCGTGCTGTTGCCTTTCTTTTCTACAAGCATGGTCCTATCGACCGTATCGAGTCGCACAATGAATACTGGCTTGAACTAGACGCAGCCCTACGAGAACAATTCAATGTCTTTGGTGCCAAACCCGAAGACCTTAAAAAAACCAAGTTTAAGTCTGAAATGAAGAAACTCTTCCAAAAGGCAGGTGTACCTGTTGTACCTGGCACTGTTATCCAGACAGAAGCAGATGTAGACCAAGCAGTCGAGACGATTGGCCTACCAATGATTGCCAAACCGGATAATGGAGTGGGAGCGGCAGCAACCTTTAAGCTTGAGACAGAAGACGATGTAAATCACTTCAAGGAAGAATGGGACCATTCAACCGTTTATTTCTTTGAGAAATTTGTCACTTCCAGCGAAATCTGTACCTTTGATGGACTAGTGGACAAGGATGGTAATATCGTCTTTTCAACGACTTTTGACTACGCCCATACACCACTTGATCTCATGATTTATAAGATGGACAATTCCTACTATGTGCTTAAGGATATGGATCCCAAACTGCGCAAGTATGGGGAGGCCATTGTCAAGGAATTTGGCATGAGAGAACGCTTTTTCCATATCGAGTTCTTTCGTGACGGGGACGACTACATTGCCATTGAGTACAATAACCGTCCTGCAGGTGGCTTTACCATTGATGTTTATAACTTTGCTCACTCTTTGGACCTCTATCGTGGCTATGCAGCTATTGTCGCAGGAGAAGAGTTTCCAAGTTCAGAGTTTGAGCCCCAGTATTGCTTGGCAACTTCACGTCGTGCCAATGTCAACTATGTTTATTCAGAAGAAGACTTGCTTGCCAAATACAGCCATCAGTTCAAGGTTAAGAAGATCATGCCAGCTGCCTTTGCGGAACTTCAAGGAGATTACCTGTATATGATGACAACTCCGAGTCGACAAGAAATGGAGCAGATGATTGCAGACTTTGGTCAACGTCAAGATTAA
- a CDS encoding esterase family protein: protein MHIENLSHWSGNLNREMYLNRYGHAGIPVVVFASSGGSHNEYYDFGMIDACSSFIEEGRVQFFTLSSVDSESWLATWKNSHDQAEMHRAYERYVIEEAIPFIKHKTGWFDGMMTTGCSMGAYHALNFFLQHPDVFTKVIALSGVYDARFFVGDYYNDDAIYQNSPVDYIWNQNDGWFIDRYRQAEIVVCTGLGAWEQDGLPSFYKLKEAFDQKQIPAWFAEWGHDVAHDWEWWRKQMPYFLGHLYL, encoded by the coding sequence ATGCATATTGAAAACCTTAGCCACTGGAGTGGCAATCTCAACCGTGAAATGTACCTAAACCGTTATGGACATGCTGGGATTCCAGTTGTTGTTTTTGCTTCATCTGGTGGTAGTCACAATGAATACTATGATTTTGGCATGATTGATGCCTGTTCTTCCTTTATCGAAGAAGGTCGTGTTCAGTTCTTTACCCTATCCAGTGTTGACAGTGAGAGCTGGTTGGCCACTTGGAAAAATAGTCATGACCAAGCTGAAATGCACCGTGCCTATGAGCGTTATGTGATTGAGGAGGCGATTCCTTTTATAAAGCATAAGACAGGTTGGTTTGACGGTATGATGACAACAGGTTGCTCAATGGGGGCCTACCATGCACTTAATTTCTTCCTCCAGCATCCAGATGTCTTTACCAAGGTGATTGCCCTCAGTGGTGTTTATGATGCACGTTTCTTCGTTGGCGATTACTACAATGATGATGCTATTTACCAAAACTCACCTGTAGATTATATCTGGAATCAAAACGACGGCTGGTTTATCGATCGTTATCGTCAGGCGGAGATTGTCGTTTGTACGGGCCTTGGTGCCTGGGAACAAGACGGTCTGCCATCCTTCTACAAGCTCAAAGAAGCCTTTGACCAGAAACAAATTCCAGCCTGGTTTGCTGAATGGGGGCACGATGTCGCCCACGACTGGGAATGGTGGCGTAAACAAATGCCCTATTTTCTTGGACACCTGTATCTATAA